A section of the Flavobacteriales bacterium genome encodes:
- a CDS encoding TolC family protein, whose translation MARIHLPALALGAALFTGCASLDDPLKAPQQVQPASYAGTTADTANAGTTDWRTYFNDPLLVQLIDTALARNLDLQMALQRVEMARAGARAARGAQLPTVGLNTTAAMRRFGLYTMDGAGNIVTEIVPGKLIPIDLPDLYIALQATWEVDIWGRLRNQRKAAVSRMLASQEGAHLVMTNVVADVAVAYYELVALDNELAILRETVVRQEEALNVIERQKDAGRANELAVQQFEAQLLGTKALQKEIEQRIVATENLINLLLGRFPQPVQRNAAGLAGPLPADPAVGLPAQLLRNRPDIRAAELELMAARFDLKAARAGFLPNLNITAGYGYQAFDPTLLFESPSSIAYHLVGGLFTPLLNRNALKARFREASAQQLAAVFAYQQRIITGHVEVMNELSNLGKLREAGDLRRQRNDVLQASVDVSRELYRNAKAGYIEVLLAQQNALSANLELVEVQKRQRFALVDLYKALGGGWSDQRR comes from the coding sequence ATGGCCCGCATCCACCTTCCCGCCCTGGCGCTCGGTGCCGCCCTCTTCACCGGTTGCGCCTCCCTGGATGATCCGCTGAAGGCCCCGCAGCAGGTGCAGCCCGCGTCCTATGCCGGCACAACTGCCGACACGGCCAATGCCGGAACCACCGACTGGCGCACCTACTTCAACGACCCGCTGCTGGTGCAGCTGATCGACACCGCGCTGGCCCGCAACCTCGACCTGCAGATGGCGCTGCAGCGTGTGGAGATGGCGCGTGCCGGGGCGCGTGCCGCGCGCGGTGCGCAGCTCCCCACCGTGGGCCTCAACACCACGGCCGCCATGCGCCGCTTCGGCCTCTACACCATGGACGGGGCGGGCAACATCGTCACCGAGATCGTGCCCGGCAAGCTCATCCCCATCGACCTGCCCGATCTCTACATCGCCCTGCAGGCCACCTGGGAGGTGGACATCTGGGGACGCCTGCGCAACCAGCGCAAAGCGGCCGTTTCGCGCATGCTCGCCAGCCAGGAGGGCGCCCACCTGGTGATGACCAACGTGGTGGCCGACGTGGCGGTGGCCTACTACGAACTGGTGGCGCTGGACAACGAACTGGCCATCCTCCGCGAAACGGTGGTGCGCCAGGAGGAGGCGCTGAACGTGATCGAGCGGCAGAAGGACGCCGGACGCGCGAACGAGCTGGCCGTGCAGCAGTTCGAGGCACAGCTCCTGGGCACCAAGGCGCTGCAGAAGGAGATCGAACAGCGCATCGTGGCCACCGAGAACCTCATCAACCTGCTGCTCGGCCGTTTTCCGCAACCCGTGCAGCGCAACGCCGCCGGCCTGGCCGGCCCGCTGCCCGCCGATCCCGCCGTGGGCCTGCCCGCCCAACTGCTGCGCAACCGGCCCGACATCCGCGCCGCCGAACTGGAGTTGATGGCCGCACGCTTCGACCTGAAGGCCGCGCGTGCCGGCTTCCTGCCCAACCTCAACATCACGGCGGGCTATGGCTACCAGGCCTTCGACCCGACGTTGCTGTTCGAGAGCCCCTCATCCATTGCCTATCATTTGGTGGGGGGCCTGTTCACCCCACTGCTGAACCGCAACGCCCTCAAGGCACGCTTCCGCGAGGCCAGCGCCCAGCAGCTCGCCGCCGTGTTCGCCTACCAGCAACGCATCATCACCGGCCATGTGGAGGTGATGAACGAGCTGAGCAACCTGGGCAAATTGCGCGAGGCAGGTGACCTGCGTCGTCAACGGAACGACGTGCTGCAAGCCTCGGTGGACGTATCGCGCGAGCTGTACCGCAATGCGAAGGCCGGCTACATCGAGGTGTTGCTGGCCCAACAGAACGCCCTTTCCGCGAACCTGGAACTGGTGGAGGTGCAGAAGCGGCAGCGCTTCGCCCTGGTGGACCTGTACAAGGCCCTGGGCGGCGGATGGTCCGATCAGCGCCGGTGA
- a CDS encoding thioredoxin family protein, whose protein sequence is MEKAVFYHAGCPVCINAEDRITELVDRSRFEVEFVHLGQDRGRIAEAEAAGVKSVPALVIGSDVLHINHGASMAEVKG, encoded by the coding sequence ATGGAAAAGGCAGTCTTCTACCATGCCGGTTGCCCGGTATGCATCAACGCGGAGGATCGGATCACCGAACTGGTGGACCGCAGCAGGTTCGAGGTGGAATTCGTTCATCTGGGCCAGGACCGCGGCCGCATTGCCGAGGCCGAGGCCGCCGGCGTGAAGAGCGTGCCCGCCCTGGTCATCGGCAGCGATGTGCTGCACATCAACCACGGCGCGAGCATGGCCGAGGTGAAGGGCTGA
- a CDS encoding MarR family transcriptional regulator, which translates to MARKHAADEALDAHLARVLERIGEVARALRWQQATGAGLSPLQIRILGFVSDHPGEPVGVARLAEELQVTRPTVSDSVALLVERGLLLRKPDPHDGRSHALRLTAAGRRWLPAGGPFTEALATLPLHERETLLLALMRLLASLLESGDVQVQRMCWTCAHYRGDRKGRHHCQLLGTDLAVAELRTDCPEHEAAA; encoded by the coding sequence ATGGCCCGGAAACACGCCGCTGATGAAGCGCTGGATGCGCACCTGGCCCGGGTGCTGGAGCGCATCGGGGAGGTGGCGCGTGCCCTGCGTTGGCAGCAGGCCACGGGCGCCGGGCTCAGCCCCCTGCAGATCCGCATCTTGGGTTTCGTGTCCGACCACCCCGGTGAGCCCGTGGGCGTGGCGCGTTTGGCGGAAGAGCTGCAGGTGACACGGCCCACGGTGAGCGACAGTGTGGCGCTCCTGGTGGAACGCGGCCTGCTGCTGCGGAAGCCCGATCCGCACGATGGCCGCAGCCATGCGCTGCGGCTCACGGCGGCCGGGCGGCGCTGGCTGCCTGCGGGTGGGCCCTTCACCGAGGCGCTGGCCACCCTGCCCCTGCATGAACGCGAGACCCTGTTGCTGGCCTTGATGCGCCTGCTGGCGTCGCTGCTTGAAAGCGGTGATGTGCAGGTGCAACGCATGTGCTGGACCTGCGCACACTACCGCGGCGATCGCAAGGGCCGGCACCACTGCCAGTTGTTGGGAACGGACCTGGCCGTGGCCGAGCTGCGCACCGATTGCCCGGAGCACGAGGCGGCGGCCTGA
- a CDS encoding efflux RND transporter permease subunit, which produces MFARFIHRPVLSIVVSVIIVVLGLIGLQQLPITQFPDIAPPEVNVTTNYTGANAETSVKAVVTTLERAINGVPGMQYMNSVSGNDGESIIQIIFKPGIDPDLAAVNVQNRVSTTLDELPEEVTKSGVAVEKVQNSMLLYINVLSTDPTHDEKFLYNYADINVLKEIKRIEGVGFADILGVREYAMRVWLKPDRMRYYGIDAQDVVDRLRQQNVEAAPGKIGESSGKRARTLQYVLRYTGKFNTPEEYANIVVRATDEGELVRLKDIADVEFDSQDYNVLSKENGRPSAAIMLKQRPGTNAKEVIDDIKATMARIEATSFPPGMTYTFSYDVSQFLDASISSVLWTLLEAFILVALVVYIFLQDLRSTLIPIIAIPVSLVGTFFFMDVLGFSLNLITLFALVLAIGIVVDNAIVVIEAVHAKMERTGLVPREATEAAMKEISGAIIAITLVMSAVFIPVSFMEGPSGIFYREFSLTMAISIVLSGITALTLTPALCASFLKKVDHHAPRPGRLGRFFTGFNTWYDGLGARYKTLVGAIANRRTVTWGLLIGFSVAAGLTGSLVPTGFIPNEDQGTIYANINAPNGATIDRTERVADEIQQVADSLDAVDNVSSLAGYSLLSEGTGATYGMNLISLKNWEDRAQSDQEVIAELIERTKHIKDGEIEFFTPPPVPGYGNSSGFELRLLDQSGSDDLNALQQVANDLVRALNQRPEINNAFTTFNASFPQYLLHLDMDLAAEKGITVENAMSTLQTMIGSEYATNFIRFAQMYRVMVQADPEYRAEPDDILKLYLRNDKGELVPYSTFLRIEKVYGPEQITRYNMYPSAMVNGQPAPGYSSGDAIQAIREVTAEVLPRGYGYDWAGSSRDQANAGNQAIIIFAISLLFVYLLLAAQYESFLLPLPVLLSLPVGIFGALFFLLIMGLENNIYAQIAMVMLIGILGKNAILIIEFATLRHRSGASAFDAAVEAANDRLRPILMTSFAFIAGLIPLMMASGAGKIGNNTIGSAAAGGMLFGTIFGVIVVPGLYVVFATLSDRLKRTGRKDEIAFTETL; this is translated from the coding sequence ATGTTCGCCCGCTTCATCCACCGGCCGGTCCTTTCCATCGTCGTCTCGGTCATCATCGTGGTGCTGGGCCTCATCGGCCTGCAGCAGCTGCCCATCACGCAGTTCCCCGACATCGCACCGCCCGAGGTGAACGTGACCACCAACTACACCGGGGCCAACGCCGAGACCAGCGTGAAGGCCGTGGTGACCACGCTGGAGCGTGCCATCAACGGCGTGCCGGGCATGCAGTACATGAACAGCGTGAGCGGCAACGATGGCGAGAGCATCATCCAGATCATCTTCAAGCCCGGCATCGACCCCGATCTCGCCGCCGTGAACGTGCAGAACCGGGTGAGCACCACCCTGGACGAACTGCCCGAGGAGGTGACCAAGAGCGGGGTGGCGGTGGAGAAGGTGCAGAACAGCATGCTGCTCTACATCAACGTGCTGAGCACCGACCCTACGCACGACGAGAAGTTCCTCTACAATTACGCGGATATCAACGTCCTCAAGGAGATCAAGCGGATCGAGGGCGTGGGTTTCGCCGACATCCTGGGCGTGCGCGAATACGCCATGCGCGTGTGGCTGAAGCCCGACCGCATGCGCTACTACGGCATCGATGCACAGGACGTGGTGGACCGCCTGCGCCAGCAGAACGTGGAGGCCGCGCCCGGCAAGATCGGGGAGAGCTCCGGCAAACGGGCGCGCACCCTGCAGTACGTGCTGCGCTACACGGGCAAGTTCAACACCCCGGAGGAGTATGCCAACATCGTGGTGCGCGCCACCGACGAGGGCGAGCTCGTGCGCCTGAAGGACATCGCCGACGTGGAATTCGACTCGCAGGACTACAACGTGCTGAGCAAGGAGAACGGACGGCCCTCCGCCGCCATCATGCTGAAGCAGCGCCCCGGCACCAACGCCAAGGAGGTGATCGACGACATCAAGGCCACCATGGCGCGCATCGAGGCAACGTCGTTCCCTCCGGGCATGACCTACACCTTCAGCTACGACGTGAGCCAATTCCTGGACGCCTCGATCAGCAGCGTGCTCTGGACCCTGCTCGAGGCCTTCATCCTGGTGGCCCTCGTGGTCTACATCTTCCTGCAGGACCTGCGCAGCACGCTCATCCCCATCATCGCCATCCCGGTGTCGCTGGTGGGCACCTTCTTCTTTATGGACGTGCTCGGCTTCTCGCTGAACCTGATCACCCTCTTCGCCCTAGTGCTGGCCATCGGCATCGTGGTGGACAACGCCATCGTGGTGATCGAGGCCGTGCACGCCAAGATGGAGCGGACGGGCCTCGTTCCGCGGGAAGCCACGGAAGCCGCGATGAAGGAGATCAGCGGGGCCATCATCGCCATCACCCTGGTGATGTCCGCCGTGTTCATCCCCGTCTCGTTCATGGAAGGCCCCTCCGGCATCTTCTACCGCGAGTTCAGCCTCACCATGGCCATCTCCATCGTGCTCAGCGGCATCACGGCGCTCACCCTCACACCGGCGCTGTGCGCCTCCTTCCTGAAGAAGGTGGACCACCACGCCCCGCGCCCCGGCCGTCTGGGCCGCTTCTTCACCGGCTTCAACACCTGGTACGACGGTCTCGGCGCCCGGTACAAGACCCTGGTGGGGGCCATCGCCAACCGGCGCACGGTGACCTGGGGCCTGCTGATCGGCTTCTCGGTGGCGGCCGGCCTCACGGGCTCGCTCGTGCCCACGGGCTTCATTCCCAACGAGGACCAGGGCACCATCTACGCCAACATCAACGCACCGAACGGCGCCACCATCGACCGCACCGAACGCGTGGCCGACGAGATCCAGCAGGTGGCCGACAGCCTGGACGCCGTGGACAACGTGAGCAGCCTGGCCGGCTACAGCCTGCTCTCCGAAGGCACCGGCGCCACCTACGGCATGAACCTGATCAGCCTGAAGAACTGGGAGGACCGCGCGCAAAGCGACCAGGAGGTGATCGCCGAGCTGATCGAACGCACCAAGCACATCAAGGACGGTGAGATCGAGTTCTTCACCCCGCCGCCCGTGCCCGGCTATGGCAACTCCAGCGGCTTCGAGCTGCGCCTGCTCGACCAGTCCGGAAGCGACGACCTCAACGCACTGCAGCAGGTGGCCAATGACCTGGTGCGCGCGCTGAACCAGCGGCCCGAGATCAACAACGCCTTCACCACCTTCAACGCCAGCTTCCCGCAGTACCTGCTCCACCTGGACATGGACCTGGCCGCCGAGAAGGGCATCACCGTGGAGAACGCGATGAGCACCCTGCAGACCATGATCGGCAGCGAGTACGCCACCAACTTCATCCGCTTCGCGCAGATGTACCGCGTGATGGTGCAGGCCGATCCGGAGTACCGCGCCGAACCCGATGACATCCTGAAGCTCTACCTCAGGAACGACAAGGGCGAACTGGTGCCCTACAGCACCTTCCTGCGTATCGAGAAGGTGTACGGTCCCGAGCAGATCACGCGCTATAACATGTACCCCTCGGCCATGGTGAACGGCCAGCCCGCTCCGGGCTACAGCAGCGGCGATGCCATCCAGGCGATCCGTGAGGTGACGGCAGAGGTGCTGCCCCGCGGCTACGGCTACGACTGGGCCGGCTCCTCCCGCGACCAGGCCAATGCGGGCAACCAGGCCATCATCATCTTCGCCATCAGCCTGCTCTTCGTGTACCTGCTGCTGGCCGCGCAGTACGAGAGCTTCCTGCTGCCGCTGCCGGTGCTGCTGTCGCTGCCCGTGGGCATCTTCGGCGCGCTCTTCTTCCTGCTCATCATGGGGCTGGAGAACAACATCTACGCGCAGATCGCCATGGTGATGCTGATCGGCATCCTGGGCAAGAACGCCATCCTCATCATCGAGTTCGCCACCCTGCGCCACCGCTCCGGCGCCAGCGCGTTCGATGCCGCCGTGGAGGCCGCCAACGACCGCCTCCGCCCCATCCTGATGACCAGCTTCGCCTTCATCGCGGGCCTGATCCCGCTGATGATGGCCAGCGGCGCAGGCAAGATCGGCAACAACACCATCGGCTCCGCAGCCGCGGGGGGCATGCTCTTCGGCACCATCTTCGGCGTGATCGTGGTGCCCGGGCTCTACGTGGTGTTCGCCACCCTGTCCGACCGCCTGAAACGCACCGGCCGCAAGGACGAGATCGCCTTCACCGAAACGCTTTGA
- a CDS encoding DUF2024 family protein: protein MNEQTKAAEVAVWDTYVTRKDGRVMHFDIIAPSSQRDTAVIHGHGRAYLERKGEGGQPLTAKECRFCHVRALHPQWETNIHRQGYFILEIENCD, encoded by the coding sequence ATGAACGAACAAACGAAAGCGGCCGAAGTGGCCGTGTGGGACACCTACGTCACCCGCAAGGACGGCCGGGTGATGCACTTCGACATCATCGCACCCAGCAGCCAGCGCGACACCGCCGTGATCCACGGCCATGGCCGCGCCTACCTGGAGCGCAAGGGCGAGGGCGGACAGCCCCTCACGGCGAAGGAGTGCCGCTTCTGCCACGTGCGAGCACTGCACCCCCAATGGGAGACCAACATTCACCGCCAGGGCTATTTCATCCTGGAGATCGAGAACTGCGACTGA
- a CDS encoding tyrosine phenol-lyase produces MHKTSWAEPFKIKMVEPLFLTTREQRVKAIEEAGYNTFLLRSELVYIDLLTDSGTSAMSDRQWAGLMLGDEAYAGSRNYYHLEEAVKKFYGYKYLVPTHQGRGAENILSQILIKPGDIVPGNMYFTTTKLHQELAGGTFVDIIVDEAHDPRSTFPFKGNVDLAKLQRVIDEHGAKKIPYVSIATTVNMAGGQPISLANLKALRELTAKHGIRIIHDMTRVAENAYMIKLLEPGQAERSVADIVREICSLTDGATMSAKKDALVNIGGFMATNEWDVFEEARNRVVIYEGLHTYGGLAGRDMEAMAIGIAESVQDDHIRARVGQVFYLGQKLIDMGIPIVRPVGTHGIFLDAKAFLPHLPQLAFPAQALAAELYIDSGVRAMERGIVSAGRDKSTGDHCYPELELVRLTIPRRVYTQAHMDVVAESVQRVYERRDRIAGLRMTYEPKYLRFFQARFEPLGA; encoded by the coding sequence ATGCACAAGACATCCTGGGCCGAGCCCTTCAAGATCAAGATGGTCGAACCCCTCTTCTTGACCACGCGTGAACAACGCGTGAAGGCCATTGAGGAAGCGGGCTACAACACCTTTCTGCTGCGCTCCGAGCTGGTCTACATCGACCTGCTCACGGACAGCGGCACCAGTGCCATGAGCGACCGGCAGTGGGCAGGGCTCATGCTCGGTGATGAGGCGTATGCCGGCAGCCGCAACTACTACCACCTGGAGGAGGCGGTGAAGAAGTTCTACGGCTACAAATACCTCGTGCCCACCCACCAGGGACGCGGCGCGGAGAACATCCTCTCGCAGATCCTGATCAAGCCCGGCGACATCGTGCCCGGCAACATGTACTTCACCACCACCAAGCTCCACCAGGAGCTGGCGGGCGGCACCTTCGTGGATATCATCGTGGACGAGGCGCACGATCCGCGGAGCACCTTCCCCTTCAAGGGCAACGTGGACCTCGCCAAGCTGCAGCGCGTCATCGACGAGCACGGCGCGAAGAAGATCCCCTACGTCTCCATCGCCACCACGGTGAACATGGCCGGTGGGCAGCCCATCTCTCTGGCCAACCTGAAGGCCCTGCGGGAGCTGACCGCGAAGCACGGCATCCGCATCATCCACGACATGACGCGCGTGGCCGAGAACGCCTACATGATCAAGCTGCTGGAGCCGGGACAGGCCGAGCGCAGCGTGGCGGATATCGTGCGGGAGATCTGCTCGCTCACCGACGGGGCCACTATGAGCGCCAAGAAGGACGCGCTGGTGAACATCGGCGGCTTCATGGCCACCAATGAGTGGGATGTGTTCGAGGAGGCGCGCAATAGGGTGGTGATCTACGAAGGACTGCACACGTACGGCGGCCTCGCCGGACGGGACATGGAGGCCATGGCCATCGGCATTGCCGAAAGCGTGCAGGACGACCATATCCGCGCGCGGGTGGGGCAGGTGTTCTATCTCGGGCAGAAGCTCATCGACATGGGCATCCCCATTGTGCGTCCCGTGGGCACGCACGGCATCTTCCTGGATGCAAAGGCCTTCCTGCCGCACCTGCCGCAGCTCGCTTTCCCCGCACAGGCGCTCGCCGCCGAGCTGTACATCGACAGCGGGGTGCGCGCCATGGAGCGCGGCATCGTGAGCGCCGGCCGCGACAAGAGCACCGGCGACCACTGCTACCCCGAGCTGGAGCTGGTGCGCCTCACCATCCCGCGCCGCGTGTACACCCAGGCCCACATGGACGTGGTGGCCGAGAGCGTACAACGCGTGTACGAGCGCCGCGACCGCATCGCCGGCCTGCGGATGACCTACGAGCCGAAGTACCTGCGCTTCTTCCAGGCGCGGTTCGAGCCGCTGGGGGCGTAG
- a CDS encoding efflux RND transporter periplasmic adaptor subunit, producing the protein MTAPLVGDTAIAKDYVAEVHSVQFVEVRSHIGGYIERIHVDEGQLVNAGQPLFDVSSADRGLELQRAIAALKVVQAELAAAEVELRNTAALVQQNISSQAELDLTRARVDALRARVEESASARDQAALNLSYSLIKAPYRGKINRIPFKTGSIVQEADVLTTITDNSEMFAYFHLSELDYLQLRDLFRDTTLRRVTLLLSSGETYEHQGRIEVAETEFDRATGNIAIRARFPNPDGVLKHGANANIVVRRPLKDALMVPQRSTFEVQDKLYVMVVRPDSTVEQRSITTSFRLPDLYVVQSGLKPDERIVFEGVQRLRHDDRIVPAPVGRKEVLNKIGNH; encoded by the coding sequence GTGACCGCCCCCCTGGTGGGCGACACCGCGATCGCGAAGGACTACGTTGCCGAGGTCCACAGCGTGCAGTTCGTGGAGGTGCGCAGCCACATCGGGGGCTACATCGAACGGATCCACGTGGATGAAGGACAGCTGGTGAACGCCGGACAACCGCTCTTCGACGTGAGCAGCGCGGACCGCGGCCTGGAACTGCAACGCGCCATCGCCGCGCTGAAAGTGGTGCAGGCCGAGCTCGCCGCCGCCGAGGTGGAGCTCCGCAACACCGCCGCCCTGGTGCAGCAGAACATCTCCTCACAGGCCGAACTGGACCTGACCCGCGCCCGCGTGGACGCCCTGCGCGCCCGGGTGGAGGAGTCCGCCTCCGCGCGTGATCAAGCCGCGCTGAACCTGTCCTACTCGCTCATCAAGGCCCCCTACCGCGGCAAGATCAACCGCATCCCGTTCAAGACCGGCAGCATCGTGCAGGAGGCCGATGTGCTCACCACCATCACCGACAACAGCGAGATGTTCGCCTACTTCCACTTGTCGGAGCTGGATTACCTGCAGCTGCGCGACCTGTTCCGCGACACCACCCTGCGCCGGGTGACCCTGCTGCTGTCCAGCGGCGAGACCTATGAACACCAGGGCCGCATCGAGGTGGCCGAGACCGAGTTCGACCGCGCGACCGGCAACATCGCCATCCGCGCGCGCTTCCCCAATCCCGACGGTGTATTGAAGCACGGCGCCAACGCCAACATCGTGGTGCGCCGTCCGCTGAAGGATGCCCTGATGGTGCCGCAGCGCTCCACCTTCGAGGTGCAGGACAAACTGTACGTGATGGTGGTGAGGCCGGACAGCACCGTGGAGCAGCGCAGCATCACCACCTCATTCCGCCTGCCCGACCTCTACGTGGTGCAGAGCGGCCTGAAGCCCGATGAACGCATCGTGTTCGAGGGCGTGCAACGGCTGCGGCACGATGACCGCATCGTGCCCGCACCGGTGGGCCGGAAGGAGGTGTTGAACAAGATCGGCAACCACTGA
- a CDS encoding cbb3-type cytochrome c oxidase subunit I — translation MSDRPVLRWLMQPRNWWIPLLAIFLVSAAGVTWIAREAYHDAPPIADMVGPDGSVVIRGETILDGQEVFLKYALMEYGSMFGDGAGRGPDLTAEALHHTAAYMREHHAARHTAKEHAPPDEFQQQAIAERVKRELKGSAFDAATGTVPITAAQASAIERLRAHTIARFTAQAKAGSFPPPGFITDTVELRALSDFFFWGGWVCAAQRPGESFSYTHNWPYDKEAGNLPTGPVMWWSVIGVLGFILGLGAVLYAYGQFDSLNEGTLAAGSGERMSAAAVRDHRPSALQRTTFKYFLAAALVFLVQVLSGAITITAFADWLRVVGIDVSGLLPLVIARSWHLSLALLWISACWIGVSIFLIPMIGHETARLVRLSNTLFWMIIVLVAGTLVGTYAGPMGLLGRYWSLLGHQGWEFVELGRLFQGLLLVVLTTWAATLYIGFRPAFRKGSPWALPNWLVYSTVCISLLLLSGFVSTPRTNFVIADLWRWAVVHMWVEAFFEVFTTIVVGYLMVRMGLVGQAAAVRVVYLATLLFLGSGLLGISHNFYWNAKPVGTMALGSVFSTLQVVPLILLTLEAWRFNRLRRLVANGDGHRPAFGQSEVFLFLVAVNFWNFLGAGVFGLIINLPIVNYYEHGTYLTVNHGHAALFGVYGNLSLAGLLFCCKLLLEPGAWNGVVVRRSFWSLNIGLMLMVFMDLLPAGLVQLNAVLENGLWFARSEQFITGSVFEGLTWLRGIGATLFIVGGVFPLAWVVVRGARHLKQVGHARTPERAVSIEVDSTGRGPNGPQHDTGTSSI, via the coding sequence ATGAGCGACCGCCCCGTGCTCCGCTGGCTCATGCAGCCTCGCAACTGGTGGATCCCCCTGCTGGCCATCTTCCTCGTCAGCGCAGCGGGTGTCACATGGATCGCACGCGAAGCCTATCACGATGCACCGCCCATCGCCGACATGGTCGGGCCGGATGGGAGCGTAGTGATCCGCGGGGAGACGATCCTCGACGGCCAGGAGGTCTTTCTCAAGTACGCTCTGATGGAATATGGCAGTATGTTCGGCGATGGCGCCGGACGCGGGCCTGATCTCACCGCCGAGGCCCTGCACCACACCGCCGCGTACATGCGGGAGCACCACGCCGCCCGGCACACGGCCAAGGAACACGCTCCGCCGGACGAGTTCCAGCAACAGGCCATTGCTGAACGGGTGAAACGCGAGCTGAAGGGATCGGCCTTCGATGCCGCGACGGGGACGGTACCGATCACGGCAGCACAGGCCTCGGCCATCGAGCGCCTGCGTGCCCACACCATCGCTCGCTTCACCGCGCAGGCGAAGGCCGGGTCGTTCCCGCCGCCCGGCTTCATCACCGATACCGTCGAGCTGCGTGCACTGAGCGACTTCTTCTTCTGGGGCGGATGGGTCTGCGCCGCACAACGCCCCGGTGAGAGCTTCAGTTACACGCACAACTGGCCCTATGACAAGGAGGCCGGCAACCTGCCTACCGGTCCTGTGATGTGGTGGAGCGTGATCGGCGTGCTCGGCTTCATCCTCGGACTCGGTGCGGTGCTATATGCCTATGGTCAGTTCGACAGCTTGAACGAGGGAACGCTGGCCGCTGGATCCGGGGAGCGGATGAGCGCCGCGGCCGTACGCGATCACCGACCAAGCGCATTGCAGCGGACCACGTTCAAGTACTTCCTTGCTGCGGCGCTGGTGTTCCTGGTCCAGGTTCTCAGCGGCGCCATCACCATCACCGCCTTCGCCGACTGGCTGCGCGTGGTGGGCATCGATGTCTCAGGGCTGCTGCCGCTGGTGATCGCACGCAGCTGGCATCTGTCGCTCGCCCTGCTCTGGATCAGCGCGTGCTGGATCGGCGTCTCCATCTTCCTCATTCCCATGATCGGCCACGAGACAGCGCGACTGGTCCGCCTCAGCAACACGCTGTTCTGGATGATCATCGTGCTGGTGGCCGGTACGCTCGTGGGCACGTACGCCGGGCCGATGGGGCTGCTGGGGAGGTACTGGTCGCTGCTCGGACATCAAGGCTGGGAGTTCGTGGAGCTGGGCAGGCTGTTCCAGGGATTGCTGCTCGTGGTGCTCACCACCTGGGCGGCGACCCTCTATATCGGCTTCAGGCCGGCGTTCCGGAAAGGCTCGCCATGGGCGCTGCCCAACTGGCTGGTGTACTCCACGGTGTGCATCAGCCTGCTGCTGTTGTCCGGCTTTGTGTCCACCCCGCGCACCAACTTCGTCATCGCCGACCTGTGGCGCTGGGCGGTGGTCCACATGTGGGTCGAGGCCTTCTTTGAGGTGTTCACCACCATCGTGGTGGGCTACCTGATGGTCCGCATGGGCCTGGTGGGACAGGCGGCCGCTGTGCGCGTGGTGTATCTGGCCACGCTGCTGTTCCTCGGCAGCGGGCTGCTCGGCATCTCGCACAACTTCTACTGGAACGCCAAGCCGGTCGGCACCATGGCGCTGGGCAGCGTCTTCTCCACCCTCCAGGTGGTGCCGCTCATCCTGCTCACGCTCGAAGCCTGGCGGTTCAATCGCCTGCGCCGCCTGGTGGCGAACGGCGATGGGCACAGGCCGGCGTTCGGCCAATCGGAGGTCTTTCTCTTCCTGGTGGCGGTGAACTTCTGGAACTTCCTCGGCGCGGGCGTATTCGGCCTGATCATCAATCTGCCCATCGTGAACTACTACGAACACGGCACCTACCTCACCGTGAACCACGGGCATGCGGCGTTGTTCGGCGTGTACGGGAACCTCTCGCTGGCCGGCCTGCTGTTCTGCTGCAAACTCCTGCTGGAACCCGGGGCATGGAACGGCGTGGTCGTACGCCGATCGTTCTGGTCGCTCAACATCGGCCTGATGCTCATGGTGTTCATGGATCTTCTGCCCGCGGGGCTGGTGCAACTGAACGCGGTGCTGGAGAACGGCCTGTGGTTCGCACGTTCCGAGCAGTTCATCACGGGGTCCGTGTTCGAGGGGCTCACGTGGCTCCGAGGCATCGGCGCCACACTCTTCATTGTGGGCGGTGTGTTCCCTCTGGCCTGGGTGGTGGTGCGGGGCGCGCGCCACCTGAAACAAGTGGGGCACGCGCGCACGCCGGAAAGGGCTGTGTCGATCGAGGTGGATTCAACGGGACGCGGTCCGAACGGACCTCAGCACGACACCGGCACTTCCTCCATATAG